A single region of the Etheostoma cragini isolate CJK2018 chromosome 3, CSU_Ecrag_1.0, whole genome shotgun sequence genome encodes:
- the LOC117942116 gene encoding olfactory receptor 52E8-like gives MLLRIFLNLSNLITISMFVFSFDRLLLLIQVIMFHTNVTRIKHFFILGFPGLSQEYYGPVSALLFVLFLAIAGGNIFILVFVKCERPLHKPTYLIFCHLALTDLLFGTVTLPKIISKYWFNDSIISFYGCFVQMYFVHFLGASHSFILMVMALDRFIAICAPLRYTALFTNNTASVFCGISWIWPMCWMVVIVVDALRLPYCNLNIITQCYCDHQSITGLGCEAARDVQELAFGGAMFSLLLPLGFIIVSYFVIIVAVMRMTSSNRSRMIALSTCLPQIIITFLFYMPRCFVYMANIVGFTFSVPVRIVIVMLYSILPAAINPLIYCFKTKDIKEHLKKKLVFMKINNRTTTG, from the coding sequence ATGTTACTTCGTATTTTTCTCAACTTGTCAAATCTAATAACTATTtcgatgtttgtgttttcttttgatagGTTGTTACTGTTAATTCAAGTGATTATGTTCCACACTAATGTAACAAggattaaacattttttcatcCTGGGATTTCCTGGACTTTCACAGGAGTATTATGGACCTGTGTCAGCCCTGCTTTTTGTTCTCTTCTTGGCTATAGCTGGaggaaatatttttattttagtgtttgttaaatgtgagAGGCCTCTTCACAAACCCACATATCTGATATTTTGCCACTTGGCACTGACTGACTTATTGTTTGGTACTGTAACTCTGCCAAAGATTATATCAAAATATTGGTTTAATGACagcattatttcattttatggatgctttgtgcaaatgtactTCGTTCATTTTTTAGGGGCGTCTCATTCTTTCATCCTGATGGTGATGGCCCTTGATCGCTTTATTGCAATTTGTGCTCCACTGCGTTATACAGCTCTTTTCACAAACAACACTGCTTCTGTCTTTTGTGGAATATCATGGATTTGGCCAATGTGTTGGATGGTGGTTATAGTTGTAGATGCCCTGAGATTGCCTTACTGTAATTTAAACATAATTACACAGTGCTATTGTGACCATCAGTCAATAACAGGGCTTGGATGTGAGGCTGCGCGAGATGTTCAGGAATTGGCATTTGGTGGGGCCATGTTCAGTTTGCTGTTGCCTCTGGGTTTTATCATCGTCTCTTATTTTGTCATCATTGTTGCAGTTATGAGAATGACTAGTTCTAATAGAAGCCGCATGATAGCTCTGTCTACCTGCTTGCCACAGATTATAATCACATTTCTCTTTTACATGCCAAGATGCTTTGTGTACATGGCAAATATTGTGGGTTTTACATTCAGTGTCCCAGTTCGCATAGTTATTGTAATGCTGTACAGTATTTTACCTGCTGCCATTAACCCATTAATATACTGTTTCAAAACCAAGGATATCAAAGAAcacttgaaaaagaaattagtttttatgAAAATTAACAACCGCACAACAACTGGataa
- the LOC117942118 gene encoding olfactory receptor 52E4-like codes for MFYTNVTTIKQFFILGFPGLSQEYYGPVSALLFVLFLAIAVGNIFILVFVKCERSLHKPTYLIFCHLALTDLLFGTVTLPKIISKYWFNDSIISFYGCFVQMFFVHFLGSSHSFILMVMALDRFIAICAPLRYTALFTNNTVSVLCGISWIVPMSWMVGIVLDALRLPYCNLNIITQCYCDHQSITGLGCEAVREVQEVAFGVAMLSLLLPLGFIIVSYFVIIVAVMRMTSSNRSRMIALSTCLPQIIITLLFYMPRCFVYMANIVGFTFSVPVRIVIVMLYSILPAAINPLIYCFKTKDIKEHLKKKLVTLKINNSTTTG; via the coding sequence ATGTTCTACACTAATGTAACAACGATTAAACAGTTTTTCATCCTGGGATTTCCTGGACTTTCACAGGAGTATTATGGACCTGTGTCAGCCCTGCTTTTTGTTCTCTTCTTGGCTATAGCTGTaggaaatatttttattttagtgtttgttaaatgtgagAGGTCTCTTCACAAACCCACATATCTGATATTTTGCCACTTGGCACTAACTGATTTATTGTTTGGGACTGTAACTCTGCCAAAGATTATATCAAAATATTGGTTTAATGACagcattatttcattttatggatgctttgtgcaaatgttctttgttcattttttaggGTCGTCTCATTCTTTCATCCTGATGGTGATGGCCCTTGATCGCTTTATTGCAATTTGTGCTCCACTGCGTTATACAGCTCTTTTCACAAACAACACTGTTTCTGTGCTTTGTGGAATATCATGGATTGTGCCAATGTCATGGATGGTGGGTATAGTTTTAGATGCTCTGAGATTGCCTTACTgtaatttaaacattattacACAGTGCTATTGTGACCATCAGTCAATAACAGGTCTTGGATGTGAGGCTGTGCGAGAAGTTCAGGAAGTGGCATTTGGTGTGGCCATGTTAAGTTTGCTGTTGCCTCTGGGTTTTATCATTGTCTCTTATTTTGTCATCATTGTTGCAGTTATGAGAATGACTAGTTCTAATAGAAGCCGCATGATAGCTCTGTCTACCTGCTTGCCACAGATTATCATCACATTACTCTTTTACATGCCAAGATGCTTTGTATACATGGCAAACATTGTGGGTTTTACATTCAGTGTCCCAGTTCGCATAGTTATTGTAATGCTGTACAGTATTTTACCTGCTGCTATTAACCCATTAATATACTGTTTCAAAACCAAGGATATCAAAGAAcacttgaaaaagaaattagttACTCTGAAAATTAATAACAGCACAACAACTGGgtaa